The genomic window CAAATAGAGTTCTGAGTGTTTGCTGTAATCAAAAAACAACACCATTGACCCAGAATTGTAACGTGAATGAAAGTGACTTAGATAACTGACTGTTCTATCAGGTTTGTATTTACGAGAACGATATTTAGCCAAACTATACGATCATTTTTAGGTATAtttttgtgtctatgtgttccatgttttctttctgccaCACTGCTTGGGGCTGGGAGAACACCATTTCGTCTTTGTTATGTATGCAGATACATGAGACAAATCACAAATAAAcagaatcttgaatcttgaattcaTAAAGAACAAGCAACAATTCAGAATATCTTCTTCCTGAGACTCAGTTTGCTGATGAAGCCTTTCCTTATTACTATCAAATAGCAGATGAATTAAATAGGCTGGGAATGCATTGTGTATTTTGTACAAATTCCTTTGATTGTTGCCTAATCATAAAAGTAGAAGTAGGATTGGTAAACacaggatttttttccccaccctTTGTTGGGCAAAAAGTGTATCAGGTTGAATGCAATCCCATCTTTATAGCAAGAGATTCGATGGGTATATATACTTAGATTCCCTtggaaagaaagtaaaaaagcaTATTTCCCAAATTGTTGAAATATTGCATTAATCTTTAAAACTTCATGTACAAAGTTTCACATCCATCCAAGCCTTGTATAAAAAGTTTGAGGGCTTTAATCCAGGCCTGAAACAAGTCCTCTTACTCTCAGCTCTAAAATGTGCAAAGGAAGGCTAATCTATGATCTGATTAACCTGCCAACAACTTTGATGTCAACAGGTGTTGCCAAGAGATTATTATTGGATTTGAACTGTACACTTTGAGGCATAAACTGTAGGTTAATGTCATGAATACGCACTCGTTTTGTGTGTcctcttctttcattttatgTTCCACAGCCTGAACAGCTGCAGCCAAGGTGGCACTGGTCTCCTCCAAccgatgtttcacctcctccttCTGCTCCACTTCCTCTGCTTGACCCTCCACCTCTCTCAAATgttctccctctgctctctttctcgcctcctcctcctcttgctccctGTGCCTCTTGTGCTCTTTTGCTCTCctcttatcctcctcctctctccttctttcctcttcctcttctgccTCTCGTCCTCCTATTAGATCAATGGAGAGACCAGCAATGGAGGAGCGGGGAGGCTTGACAGGgtgtggggagggggtggaggggcTCTGGGCTGGAGAGGGGGAGGTAAGAGGGAGtcctggagagagagatggaccAGAGGGGGTCTCAGGAGCtgggagaggagcagcagagagaggagaggaggtttTGGGGGCTGGGGTGGGACTGGCTGCAGCTGGGCTTGTAGCAGCAGTACTCGGGCTCTGTGCAGCTGTAGCTACTATTGCTTTGCCTGGTTTAGGTGCTGTTGGAGGCCCGCGGGGTTTAGGGGACACAGGAGGAGGGACGCGCTTTGGCTCTGAtttagagagatagagagagagagagagagagcaagctgCGGTTAGCATTGTCACATATACAATACATGGCAATACAATCATAATATTGCTGTCTATAGCAAATAATATTGAATTATCATGCATTTATTCTAACAATATCCCCACAAAAGTAATATACAACttcaaccttgttttttttgtatctccTACAGAACCCTGAGCAAAACTGTATATGTGAGGGTAAAGTATGTATCTATACATAGGTCTCCTTTCTTTGAGGTAAATGTTTTCcgaaatacaaaatattgaaaatgaaatTGTACTTTTATCAAACTGTTACTTCCTagatataatataatatattacaTTAAAtgctgcagatttaaaaaaagaaatcctccaAAATTATTTGGGGAGAATTTTTAATGTGGATTGAATTTGAGaactttctctcacacattgaTGATGAACAGCTAACTCTCTCATAGATCCTGTGAGTTAAAGGGAAGGGCAAGTTAGGGCATGCTTTTACTGGACGCAACATTAATACATATCCGACAGTGCAGGGTGAGTCATCAATATTATATATTGGATATTGGAAAAAACTACAGTTTTGACTTTAATATGAAGGCATAGCAAACAGCAAATCCTTATAAGTGAGAAGCTGAAACAacaatgtgattaaaaaagaaaatcagagcaTAGCTACAAATTCATTTTCTGTCAGTCGGCTTATGGCTAATTATTTCAGCTCTAGTTTATCCCTACAGATGCTATTATATGAAAAGAACTCATTAGAAATTATTTCATTAAAGCCGGGATGCTGGGACATCCTCCAGACGAGTAGTAAGTACTAATATTCATAACTAGAATATTTATTGTTTGTATCTCTAGTTCTGTCAAATCAAGAAGAATGCCAAACACAATAAGCGTAACATTTGGCATTTTCTGACATTGAGCTATAATGTCACTCCTCAGATCTATTCCTACACGATGACACGTGTGAGAGGGctagaaaacaaacatatttttctttttacaaaataaaatcatcagaATACTTTTAGGCAATAATCACGTTGTTGAAATTTGCACGGAATGGcttaaaagtctaaaaaaaaaaagatttactgtCTATATATACactgtagtaaaaaaaaaaaaaaaaaatcctgacaCTTAACGCAAGAACTGTTCATAAGTTTTCAGCTTTGTATGTTTCCTCGTGTGTGTCTCTTACCTGGGCTCtgtgctgtctctgtgctgtcTGGCCCTGGTATGGGGACCCTGCGAGTTGGTGTCGGGGGGTCAGCTTGTGTCTTCCTAAGGGAGACTGTGGATGGTTTGGGTGACACTGGAGGCTTCAGGGACCTTCTGGCCTCCATCCACTCGcagctctctctgtttgtctccgTCCTATCAGAGACCTCAGACACCGGCCTCCTCCTCAGGACCACGCCCCCATTCTGCTGCGGCTCACCCTGTGTTTTCCCGCTACTGTCTGTCTGGCTGCTGGGACTGTGTAATTGCTTATTGGTATGAACAACGCCTTCTGTGTGCtcagaaacatgttgttttctgcGTATGGTGTCGGTGccggttgtcatggtgacaacAGTGGTAGCCACGGATGCCTGTGCCTCAGAATCTGTTTCCAGAGGTTTTGGCTTCCTTCGGAGCGTCAATGTGCCGTCTGTGATCTCGGATGTTGAGGAGGAGACCACGGTTGAGCGAGGTCGGGGCTCTGGACGTGGCTTTGCTGGTTGCCTGGGTAACACTTCAGTTTGGTCACCAGGAAGGGCTTCTGGTCCGCTGATGGTCCTGCGCCGACTTAAGACATCATCATCCTCAGATCCAAGACCACCAGCGCGTTCCTGCCGTCGAAGCATAGGTGGACTCACCTGGAGGTCAAAAGACTGTTACACATACATATAAGTTAAAGAAAGAGTTAAAATCTGATTCTCAGAGTAGGACACACCCACCTGCAGGTAATTGGTGCTGCCTCCCAGATTCCTTGGCAGGGTTTTGGCTCCGCCTACCATAGATGTTTCAAGCATGGCGGCGAGGCTTCGGACACTCCCAGAAGAGCCCTCTGATCTCTCCAGGCCCCCTGACTCTTGAGATCTTAGGCTTCCACAGTCACTGGCTCGCCGCTCTCTAAAGTTTGGTAGCCCTAGAAGCCCCTCCCCTTGTGCCTCTTCCTCCCCGTCGCCCCCTTTAATGGAAGAACAGGACCGTTTTGGTGGAGTTGGGGGCCGTCCTTTCCGACGGGGCCGGAGGGTGACGGATGATTGGCTGCGGTTTACAGTGACATCATTTGAGGCGGCAGTACGTACAGAGCTGCTGCGGCACACCGTGGCGTATCGAGAGTCTGATTCTGAGCCAATCAAACTGTGAGTTCTCcgccgctcctcctcctcacaagGCAGGCGGAGCAATGGAACCGATGAATCTATCCCTGCCATCTGGGTGGAGGGACGCGGTCGAGCTCTGGGGGAGGCCTgctgggtgtgggtgtgtgggggggtttGTGGTGGAGTTTGTGTGGGTGTTAGGGGAGGggtttgtgaatgtgtgagacCTGGACGAGGTTTTGCCAGCGGGCTTTGGGCACCTTCTCTCAGCTTCCTCGCATCCCTATGAGGCTCTGAGCCTGTGCTGCTACCAGGGCTGGAAGGAGGGGTGGATGGGCTCAGAGGGGGCCCAGAgctgctctctcctctttgtAGCTCCTTCAGTCTCCTCACTCCCAACATCAGCTTCTTCTGATGGCCTGAGGAGAGGCAGGGTGAGGGACTGTAATATCAGTACTACTGGTATGGTTGTGTGTGGAATGAACAAACAGGACAGTCAAAACAATGCTACGGATACAGCCacagacagaggaaaacaaaactaagaataaaaaaagcaaaaattaaaaagcattatAAAGTTTACAATCAGCTCTCCAGATGCAGCACCTGACATAATGTCACTTCCCCACCAGATGTCCCTGTAGACATCAAGAGTTTCAATGTATGCAGTAAGTATATAATTTTTAGTGGATAACCCCATTACCTACAGTACATTCAGGGTTGTCCTCCATGAAATTAAACCAAGGTGTCCAATATTTTGTCATGTGTGACCAGCTTTCCCCTCATTTGTAATAAAAGTAATCAAGCGGGACATAAGTTGACAGCTCTGCCCTCCATTCAGACAGTGAGGGTGGGGGAGGGGTCATTCCAATCAACAGCAATACATTTTAGCAGCAATAAAAGCAAGATTACAGAATGTGCTTTGATAGCAAGACCCCTTCAGTCTTTCTCACCTTCAGGACATTTCTGAGTGCAAAGCATTCAGTTCTACCAGAGGTAGAAAGACAACTAGGCCAGTTCTTGTAAGACATTTTAGagtatttatatttcaaaagtTGGAATTTAATTGACACCCACATTTACTGGAAAAAACTGCACATTTTGCTTTATGAACTTTTAGGTTTGATCAGGAATCTAATCTGGAGGCTCCCGATCCTTAAAGTGCAGATAGGTACAAGGGCTCAG from Labrus bergylta chromosome 1, fLabBer1.1, whole genome shotgun sequence includes these protein-coding regions:
- the LOC109988254 gene encoding caskin-1 isoform X5, with amino-acid sequence MGKDQELLQAVKTEDLLTAQRLLQRPRPGKAKLLGAAKRVNVNIQDADGLSSLHHAALSGNKELISLLLEAQAAVDIKDNKGMRPLHYAAWQGKTEPMKMLLKAGSSVNGQSDEGQIPLHLSSQHGHYDGSEMLLQHQSNPCISDAAGKTPLDLACEFGRVGVVQLLLSSNMCAAMLEPKPSDPNGVSPLHLAAKNGHIDVIRLLIQAGIDINRQSESGTALHQAALCGKTEVVRLLLDSGISAGVRNTLSQTALDIVNQFTTTQASREIKQLLRDASAAMQVRALKDYCNNYDLTSLNIKAGDIITVLEQHSDGRWKGCIHDNRTGNDRVGYFPSNMVEVIKRAGSRTAELSPQGSPTLGHQSSTSEDIWVLRKPLAGGERSGSVGSLGSARSSSSLQGSGNTHVLTTPAPSPHPANTPGVNTHGLNAPGLHAQAEGVKLLATVLSQSVKAKEHLLEQSQSVEQPASSSSCTAHEQKSFERKAEEDDGKKQAVVAWLGEFQLQFYTTHFLTAGYDLDTISCMTPEDLTAIGVMKPGHRKKLTSEISKLPSTDWLLDHKPANLADWLSHLGLSQYYQVLVQNGYENIDFISDISLEDLQEIGISKLGHQKKLMLGVRRLKELQRGESSSGPPLSPSTPPSSPGSSTGSEPHRDARKLREGAQSPLAKPRPGLTHSQTPPLTPTQTPPQTPPHTHTQQASPRARPRPSTQMAGIDSSVPLLRLPCEEEERRRTHSLIGSESDSRYATVCRSSSVRTAASNDVTVNRSQSSVTLRPRRKGRPPTPPKRSCSSIKGGDGEEEAQGEGLLGLPNFRERRASDCGSLRSQESGGLERSEGSSGSVRSLAAMLETSMVGGAKTLPRNLGGSTNYLQVSPPMLRRQERAGGLGSEDDDVLSRRRTISGPEALPGDQTEVLPRQPAKPRPEPRPRSTVVSSSTSEITDGTLTLRRKPKPLETDSEAQASVATTVVTMTTGTDTIRRKQHVSEHTEGVVHTNKQLHSPSSQTDSSGKTQGEPQQNGGVVLRRRPVSEVSDRTETNRESCEWMEARRSLKPPVSPKPSTVSLRKTQADPPTPTRRVPIPGPDSTETAQSPEPKRVPPPVSPKPRGPPTAPKPGKAIVATAAQSPSTAATSPAAASPTPAPKTSSPLSAAPLPAPETPSGPSLSPGLPLTSPSPAQSPSTPSPHPVKPPRSSIAGLSIDLIGGREAEEEEERRREEEDKRRAKEHKRHREQEEEEARKRAEGEHLREVEGQAEEVEQKEEVKHRLEETSATLAAAVQAVEHKMKEEDTQNDSLSSKKETVSILDDIGSMFDDLADQLDAMLD
- the LOC109988254 gene encoding caskin-1 isoform X6, with product MLLQHQSNPCISDAAGKTPLDLACEFGRVGVVQLLLSSNMCAAMLEPKPSDPNGVSPLHLAAKNGHIDVIRLLIQAGIDINRQSESGTALHQAALCGKTEVVRLLLDSGISAGVRNTLSQTALDIVNQFTTTQASREIKQLLRDASAAMQVRALKDYCNNYDLTSLNIKAGDIITVLEQHSDGRWKGCIHDNRTGNDRVGYFPSNMVEVIKRAGHSPSQQCHTLLLRRPNPCPIASANGHSYPPSKVLPLHLPPPPPPSHPNTQSLPRFSSFGYVPLPISPPSLSTPPPPPPPPPPPPLFSTSQEQQSQTGSRTAELSPQGSPTLGHQSSTSEDIWVLRKPLAGGERSGSVGSLGSARSSSSLQGSGNTHVLTTPAPSPHPANTPGVNTHGLNAPGLHAQAEGVKLLATVLSQSVKAKEHLLEQSQSVEQPASSSSCTAHEQKSFERKAEEDDGKKQAVVAWLGEFQLQFYTTHFLTAGYDLDTISCMTPEDLTAIGVMKPGHRKKLTSEISKLPSTDWLLDHKPANLADWLSHLGLSQYYQVLVQNGYENIDFISDISLEDLQEIGISKLGHQKKLMLGVRRLKELQRGESSSGPPLSPSTPPSSPGSSTGSEPHRDARKLREGAQSPLAKPRPGLTHSQTPPLTPTQTPPQTPPHTHTQQASPRARPRPSTQMAGIDSSVPLLRLPCEEEERRRTHSLIGSESDSRYATVCRSSSVRTAASNDVTVNRSQSSVTLRPRRKGRPPTPPKRSCSSIKGGDGEEEAQGEGLLGLPNFRERRASDCGSLRSQESGGLERSEGSSGSVRSLAAMLETSMVGGAKTLPRNLGGSTNYLQVSPPMLRRQERAGGLGSEDDDVLSRRRTISGPEALPGDQTEVLPRQPAKPRPEPRPRSTVVSSSTSEITDGTLTLRRKPKPLETDSEAQASVATTVVTMTTGTDTIRRKQHVSEHTEGVVHTNKQLHSPSSQTDSSGKTQGEPQQNGGVVLRRRPVSEVSDRTETNRESCEWMEARRSLKPPVSPKPSTVSLRKTQADPPTPTRRVPIPGPDSTETAQSPEPKRVPPPVSPKPRGPPTAPKPGKAIVATAAQSPSTAATSPAAASPTPAPKTSSPLSAAPLPAPETPSGPSLSPGLPLTSPSPAQSPSTPSPHPVKPPRSSIAGLSIDLIGGREAEEEEERRREEEDKRRAKEHKRHREQEEEEARKRAEGEHLREVEGQAEEVEQKEEVKHRLEETSATLAAAVQAVEHKMKEEDTQNDSLSSKKETVSILDDIGSMFDDLADQLDAMLD